Proteins found in one Drosophila innubila isolate TH190305 chromosome X, UK_Dinn_1.0, whole genome shotgun sequence genomic segment:
- the LOC117781537 gene encoding TNF receptor-associated factor 3 isoform X2 encodes MMSLNNKSLTDDRSTSSSKSTTIIKYEKSSCLFCNEWFDAQTFTEHLIHCGQVLEECPNSCNVFIPRIRMRSHLKECPRNKLNLQQRMSASMERLDQHADHRVQVLEQDISTIRSVLNEEIRQRLHLITDVGNIRKHNQVVEDWTRDTDESINELRRQLEEEGAQRVFATEQNQVDTQYCCNITQDQVELKLDDMQQHINQLSADVSYHQNQLNDNIIKLEELVFENERLNRDKFVQIEQFLQEINDDIKTKLGTSSDFATSKQATLDYEVKNVKSIVCETVERIDKMNVIVQDLDKSLHQTMQNISDIENQLAMQQRIASVQNIRGHLIWRIKDYSKKLEEAKQYDTILHSAMFSNKAFGYALRLDIYLNGKGTWKGRNLIACLNVLSGEYDPLLNWPCRLQAEIIIRDQCSIPLESQDYVKTIYVRKKSDDYIQSNQYFHIPHKVITSRNYLRNDSLFVEVKVIK; translated from the exons ATGATGTCACTCAACAATAAGTCACTGACAGACGATagatcaacatcatcatccaaATCGACGACAATTATCAAATATGAGAAATCATCGTGTCTCTTTTGCAATGAGTGGTTCGATGCCCAAACTTTTACG GAGCACCTGATCCATTGCGGACAGGTGTTGGAAGAGTGTCCAAATAGTTGTAATGTGTTTATACCGCGCATCCGAATGAGATCACATCTCAAGGAGTGTCCAAGGAACAAGCTGAACCTTCAGCAGAGGATGAGCGCCAGCATGGAACGCTTGGACCAGCATGCGGATCATCGTGTCCAGGTGCTGGAACAGGATATATCAACCATAAGATCGGTACTCAATGAGGAGATACGACAACGATTGCATCTCATCACCGACGTGGGCAACATACGGAAGCATAACCAGGTGGTGGAGGATTGGACACGGGACACCGATGAGAGCATCAATGAGCTGCGCCGCCAGCTAGAGGAGGAGGGTGCTCAACGGGTATTTGCCACGGAACAAAATCAAGTGGACACCCAATACTGTTGCAATATAACTCAG GATCAGGTGGAACTCAAGCTGGACGATATGCAACAACACATTAATCAACTCTCTGCCGATGTGAGTTACCATCAGAATCAATTGAATGATAATATCATCAAATTGGAGGAACTTGTCTTTGAAAATGAACGATTGAATCG CGATAAGTTTGTACAAATCGAGCAGTTCCTGCAAGAGATCAATGATGATATCAAAACGAAATTGGGCACAAGCAGCGATTTTGCGACCTCAAAACAGGCAACACTAGACTACGAGGTTAAGAACGTGAAAAGCATTGTCTGCGAAACGGTGGAAAGGATCGACAAAATGAATGTTATTGTACAAGATCTGGATAAGTCTCTGCATCAAACCATGCAGAATATATCCGATATTGAGAATCAGCTGGCAATGCAACAAAGGATCGCAAGTGTGCAAAATATTCGAG gTCATTTAATTTGGCGCATCAAGGACTATTCAAAGAAGCTGGAGGAGGCCAAGCAATACGATACCATACTTCATAGCGCCATGTTCTCCAATAAGGCATTCGGATATGCCTTGAGG CTggacatatatttaaatggtaAGGGCACGTGGAAGGGTCGCAATTTGATTGCCTGCCTGAATGTTCTATCTGGCGAATACGATCCACTTCTGAATTGGCCCTGTCGCCTTCAGGCCGAGATTATTATAAGGGATCAGTGCAGCATACCGCTCGAATCCCAGGACTACGTAAAAACCATCTATGTGCGAAAGAAGAGTGACGATTACATACAGAGCAATCAGTATTTCCATATACCCCACAAAGTTATAACCAGTCGCAATTATCTGCGGAACGATTCCCTATTTGTTGAggttaaagtaataaaataa
- the LOC117781537 gene encoding TNF receptor-associated factor 3 isoform X1: MMSLNNKSLTDDRSTSSSKSTTIIKYEKSSCLFCNEWFDAQTFTEHLIHCGQVLEECPNSCNVFIPRIRMRSHLKECPRNKLNLQQRMSASMERLDQHADHRVQVLEQDISTIRSVLNEEIRQRLHLITDVGNIRKHNQVVEDWTRDTDESINELRRQLEEEGAQRVFATEQNQVDTQYCCNITQSLKDQVELKLDDMQQHINQLSADVSYHQNQLNDNIIKLEELVFENERLNRDKFVQIEQFLQEINDDIKTKLGTSSDFATSKQATLDYEVKNVKSIVCETVERIDKMNVIVQDLDKSLHQTMQNISDIENQLAMQQRIASVQNIRGHLIWRIKDYSKKLEEAKQYDTILHSAMFSNKAFGYALRLDIYLNGKGTWKGRNLIACLNVLSGEYDPLLNWPCRLQAEIIIRDQCSIPLESQDYVKTIYVRKKSDDYIQSNQYFHIPHKVITSRNYLRNDSLFVEVKVIK; the protein is encoded by the exons ATGATGTCACTCAACAATAAGTCACTGACAGACGATagatcaacatcatcatccaaATCGACGACAATTATCAAATATGAGAAATCATCGTGTCTCTTTTGCAATGAGTGGTTCGATGCCCAAACTTTTACG GAGCACCTGATCCATTGCGGACAGGTGTTGGAAGAGTGTCCAAATAGTTGTAATGTGTTTATACCGCGCATCCGAATGAGATCACATCTCAAGGAGTGTCCAAGGAACAAGCTGAACCTTCAGCAGAGGATGAGCGCCAGCATGGAACGCTTGGACCAGCATGCGGATCATCGTGTCCAGGTGCTGGAACAGGATATATCAACCATAAGATCGGTACTCAATGAGGAGATACGACAACGATTGCATCTCATCACCGACGTGGGCAACATACGGAAGCATAACCAGGTGGTGGAGGATTGGACACGGGACACCGATGAGAGCATCAATGAGCTGCGCCGCCAGCTAGAGGAGGAGGGTGCTCAACGGGTATTTGCCACGGAACAAAATCAAGTGGACACCCAATACTGTTGCAATATAACTCAG tccCTGAAGGATCAGGTGGAACTCAAGCTGGACGATATGCAACAACACATTAATCAACTCTCTGCCGATGTGAGTTACCATCAGAATCAATTGAATGATAATATCATCAAATTGGAGGAACTTGTCTTTGAAAATGAACGATTGAATCG CGATAAGTTTGTACAAATCGAGCAGTTCCTGCAAGAGATCAATGATGATATCAAAACGAAATTGGGCACAAGCAGCGATTTTGCGACCTCAAAACAGGCAACACTAGACTACGAGGTTAAGAACGTGAAAAGCATTGTCTGCGAAACGGTGGAAAGGATCGACAAAATGAATGTTATTGTACAAGATCTGGATAAGTCTCTGCATCAAACCATGCAGAATATATCCGATATTGAGAATCAGCTGGCAATGCAACAAAGGATCGCAAGTGTGCAAAATATTCGAG gTCATTTAATTTGGCGCATCAAGGACTATTCAAAGAAGCTGGAGGAGGCCAAGCAATACGATACCATACTTCATAGCGCCATGTTCTCCAATAAGGCATTCGGATATGCCTTGAGG CTggacatatatttaaatggtaAGGGCACGTGGAAGGGTCGCAATTTGATTGCCTGCCTGAATGTTCTATCTGGCGAATACGATCCACTTCTGAATTGGCCCTGTCGCCTTCAGGCCGAGATTATTATAAGGGATCAGTGCAGCATACCGCTCGAATCCCAGGACTACGTAAAAACCATCTATGTGCGAAAGAAGAGTGACGATTACATACAGAGCAATCAGTATTTCCATATACCCCACAAAGTTATAACCAGTCGCAATTATCTGCGGAACGATTCCCTATTTGTTGAggttaaagtaataaaataa